The DNA segment TTGGGCGGGACGGTCCGTTTTCTCGGCTACCGGACAGACATTCCCCAAATAATGGCCGGGCTCGACCTTCTGGTGATCGCCTCGACGCGGACCGAGGGGATCCCCCAGGTGGCGCTGCAGGCCATGGCGATGCGCCTGCCGGTTGTAGGGACGGACATCGGCGGCGTGCCGGAGGCGATTTTGCCGGGTGGGGCGGGCGTAGTGGTGCCTCCGGGAGACCCCGAAGCATTGGCGGCCGCCATCGAGGAGATGCTCGCCGACCCCGAGCGCCGGCGCCGGATGGGGGAGTCCGGAAAAAAATACGTTACGGAAAATCACTCGCTCACGCGCATGATCGAAGAGACCGAGCGCCTGTACAACGAGGTCCTCGCCGCATGAAGCCGCTCCGGATCATCCAGGTGATCAGCAGTTCCTGGTGGACGGGAGCCTCCGAACCGGCCCTCCAGCTGACCTCCGGTCTGGCCCGGCGCGGCCACCAGCTTCACTTTGTGTGCGGCAGAGGAGAGCGGCTGGAGGAGGAGGCGAACCTGGCCGGCTTTCCTCCCGAAGAGGGCGTGGCGCTGACGAGAAGCCTGAATCCCATTCGGGTGCTGCGCGCGGTTTTCGATCTGGCGGCGCTCTTCCGCCGCGTCCGGCCCGACATCGTCCACACCCATCTGAGCGCGGATCACTGGCTCTGTCTTTTGGCCGCCCGGCTGACCCGCCAGCCGATCCGGCTTGTCCGGACGATCCACCATCCCCGCGTCGCGCGGGACAGCTTTCTGACGCGCCTTCTGCTCTCAAGGGGCGCGGACGCCGTCATCGCGGTAAACGATTACATCCGGGGCCTTCTGAGCGGCCAGGCCCGCATCCCGGAGGAGAAGCTTCACACCGTGCGCGGCGGGGTGGATCTGAAGCGCTTTATGCCGTCGACCATCGAAACGCGGGCCGAGGGGAGGGAGATTCTCGATACGCCTCCGAATACCCTCTTGGTCGGCATCGTCTCGCGCCTGGCCAGCGACCGGGGGCACTTCACGCTCTTTGAGGCCTTCCGGCGGGTGGCGGAGGGGATTCCCAACGTCCGCCTGGTGGTGGTGGGAAAGGGCGAGTTCTTCCCCCAGCTCGAGGCGCGGGCCGCGGAGCTGGGGATTTCGGATCGGCTTGATTTTCCGGGATTCCGCGAGATCGATCTGGTGGAGATCCTCGCCGCGCTGG comes from the bacterium genome and includes:
- a CDS encoding glycosyltransferase, which encodes MKPLRIIQVISSSWWTGASEPALQLTSGLARRGHQLHFVCGRGERLEEEANLAGFPPEEGVALTRSLNPIRVLRAVFDLAALFRRVRPDIVHTHLSADHWLCLLAARLTRQPIRLVRTIHHPRVARDSFLTRLLLSRGADAVIAVNDYIRGLLSGQARIPEEKLHTVRGGVDLKRFMPSTIETRAEGREILDTPPNTLLVGIVSRLASDRGHFTLFEAFRRVAEGIPNVRLVVVGKGEFFPQLEARAAELGISDRLDFPGFREIDLVEILAALDVFVLMAPGSEGSCRAVLEAMAMGLPCVVTSRMGLGEVVRAGRTAQVVPPDSPEMLAEALKGFLLSRKRRAAF